Proteins co-encoded in one Aspergillus luchuensis IFO 4308 DNA, chromosome 6, nearly complete sequence genomic window:
- a CDS encoding uncharacterized protein (COG:S;~EggNog:ENOG410QECY;~InterPro:IPR036864,IPR021858,IPR001138;~PFAM:PF00172;~TransMembrane:2 (i308-329o452-470i);~go_function: GO:0000981 - DNA-binding transcription factor activity, RNA polymerase II-specific [Evidence IEA];~go_function: GO:0008270 - zinc ion binding [Evidence IEA];~go_process: GO:0006355 - regulation of transcription, DNA-templated [Evidence IEA]), translated as MHGLGRRTRSKTGCRTCRIRKVKCDEEKLFVPGQQEPQCRRCTAARIVCEWKGGPIPRGPAKRPGRDTRPLEAQMVCQPVPSPPRSLSPTGGAGNSIQAANSLVISDFDRSCLNYLQDSALVVILGKHWPWSTVSYAYHKIAVKEPMVMSMMLATTSSEINRSRLYDRDKTDGQCTLESLSDMDSRLHYGRALSGLREALKPDVKSPAQIEAIFITLWMMIDYENRFGSGTAGINIHIRGIESLLFNHVVPSLKQLEPPNVANADTSSPTALCNVADEAQSMSACDSPVLQETADLSKDRLRHTAVPLFLLWTLYFFTPGALLSGPGAARLDADLFRFFMQDEAGSAGLSLSELYRIGRQSPSRFWGDSYPTTAQLDDMENMPGLSLYHRSHVLQFKITELFRQGNPAIKSGLEIIKELNVLSDEFDTLLSSAKSAPSCEVVGDGRRVMETIFWAAITYYGTIVYFHLCFKDTLAKGLQGAGMMALHDAVSQVLELSLKLHRSRPHLMVRITWPLFIAGIATSDRIYQDWVSFRLRELGRYGLNYSRVSARFDEIIQGGDPFAHGRRPLCAQ; from the exons ATGCATGGGCTCGGCAGGAGGACTCGGTCCAAGACCG GTTGTCGCACGTGTAGAATCCGCAAGGTCAAATGCGACGAAGAGAAACTATTCGTTCCTGGCCAGCAGGAGCCACAGTGCCGGCGTTGCACTGCGGCCCGGATCGTATGTGAGTGGAAGGGCGGCCCCATCCCCCGGGGTCCAGCTAAAAGACCCGGAAGAGACACTCGCCCGCTGGAAGCGCAGATGGTCTGTCAGCCTGTCCCGTCTCCTCCGCGTTCTTTATCGCCTaccggtggtgctgggaaCAGCATCCAAGCGGCCAATTCCCTGGTTATATCGGACTTTGATCGCTCGTGCTTGAATTATCTTCAGGATTCTGCGCTGGTCGTGATCCTTGGTAAGCATTGGCCGTGGTCTACCGTGTCTTATGCATACCATAAAATTGCAGTTAAAGAACCCATGGTTATGAGCATGATGTTGGCGACGACGTCGAGTGAGATCAACCGGTCGCGTTTGTACGACCGGGACAAGACGGACGGACAATGTACCCTTGAGAGTCTGTCCGACATGGACAGTAGGTTGCACTATGGCCGGGCTCTCTCTGGTCTTCGGGAAGCGCTGAAACCAGACGTCAAGTCCCCGGCGCAGATCGAAGCCATCTTCATTAccttgtggatgatgattgattatGAGAACCGATTCGGCAGCGGGACTGCTGGAATTAATATTCACATCCGCGGGATTGAGAGTCTACTCTTCAATCATGTCGTCCCGTCACTCAAACAATTAGAGCCTCCAAATGTCGCAAATGCAGACACAAGTTCGCCGACCGCACTATGTAATGTCGCAGATGAGGCCCAGAGCATGAGCGCATGCGACAGCCCTGTGCTGCAAGAGACTGCGGATTTGTCCAAAGACAGACTTCGACATACAGCGGTCCCTCTTTTTCTGCTTTGGACTCTGTACTTTTTCACACCGGGCGCTTTGCTCTCTGGCCCAGGTGCTGCCAGGCTCGATGCCGACCTGTTCCGGTTTTTCATGCAAGACGAAGCAGGAAGTGCGGGTTTGAGTCTTTCTGAGCTGTATAGGATTGGCAGACAGTCCCCGTCTCGATTCTGGGGCGATTCCTaccccaccaccgcccaatTGGATGATATGGAGAATATGCCGGGGCTATCGTTGTATCATCGAAGTCATGTACTGCAATTCAAGATCACGGAGTTATTTCGGCAAGGAAATCCTGCAATCAAGTCGGGCCTTGAGATTATTAAAGAACTCAACGTGTTATCTGAT GAATTCGATACCTTGTTGAGTTCCGCCAAGTCTGCGCCCTCGTGTGAAGTCGTGGGTGACGGACGTCGCGTGATGGAAACGATCTTTTGGGCAGCCATTACTTATTACGGCACAATCGTGTACTTTCATCTGTGCTTCAAAGACACCCTAGCCAAAGGACTGCAGGGTGCGGGGATGATGGCCCTGCATGATGCCGTTTCCCAGGTTCTGGAACTTTCTTTGAAGCTACATCGCAGCAGACCGCACTTGATGGTGCGCATCACGTGGCCTCTCTTCATCGCGGGGATTGCCACGTCTGACAGGATATACCAAGACTGGGTGTCGTTTCGGCTGCGTGAGCTTGGTCGCTATGGGCTCAACTACAGCCGAGTCAGCGCACGATTTGACGAGATTATCCAAGGAGGCGACCCATTTGCGCACGGACGAAGGCCATTGTGCGCACAGTAG
- a CDS encoding putative MFS allantoate transporter (COG:G;~EggNog:ENOG410QDHP;~InterPro:IPR020846,IPR011701,IPR036259;~PFAM:PF07690;~TransMembrane:12 (i52-75o95-112i119-137o143-168i180-202o208-229i280-303o315-337i344-361o367-391i403-423o435-456i);~go_function: GO:0022857 - transmembrane transporter activity [Evidence IEA];~go_process: GO:0055085 - transmembrane transport [Evidence IEA]): MADFTTEKKEECGGDHEAVKTSFDNGVIELESMPRFSAEAEKRLVRKIDFRILPIMLVAYMMSFVDKQTLNYSAIMGLLTDLKLHGTEYSWTSSIFYFGYLAFSYPASLLLVKFPLGKYLACTYLCWAVVLACHAATTNFTGLMVARFFLGCAEASVTPGFGLLTSLWYRTSEQPLRHGIWFCGNSLSLVLGNAIAVGIWQIQDSLASWKWMFIIFGIVTFLWGFLMLLRLPDSPTNASFLTDEERVIALARLKANKAGYKNNKIEWGQVMEAFTDPKTWFLAVFVLGCNIPNGGYTTFSGLILKGFGYDTEHTLLLGMPGGFIVFLIILISCFTSTKFANSRCITSIILTCVSILGTALVNSTKPIASRYIGLILMSLYSVSLPLSMAMISANIGGITKRATVSAIYFIMYCVGNIIGPQLFFESQAPRYQSGFIAVFVCLAVVVVDLVAFVVYLRWENARRDRSGMGMGEGEEREVLADVTDLKNPGFRYVY; the protein is encoded by the exons ATGGCGGACTTTACGActgaaaagaaggaggagtgtGGTGGTGATCATGAAGCTGTGAAAACAAGTTTTGATAATGGGGTGATCGAGCTGGAATCGATGCCTCGGTTCTCTgctgaggcggagaagaggctTGTGAGGAAGATTGATTTTCG GATTCTTCCTATCATGCTGGTTGCGTACATGATGTCGTTTGTGGATAAGCAGACGTTGAATTACTCTGCTATTATGGGTCTTCTGACGGACCTGAAGCTGCATGGGACGGAGTATAGTTGGACTTCGTCGATCTTTTACTTTGGGTATCTTGCGTTTAG CTATCCTGCATCACTACTGCTTGTTAAGTTCCCTTTGGGGAAGTACTTAGCGTGCACATA TCTCTGCTGGGCCGTCGTCCTCGCATGTCATGCTGCTACCACGAATTTCACCGGACTCATGGTCGCCCGGTTCTTTCTAGGCTGCGCAGAAGCTAGTGTAACCCCGGGATTCGGCCTCCTTACATCTCTATGGTATCGCACGTCTGAACAACCGCTACGCCATGGGATCTGGTTCTGTGGAAATAGTTTGTCACTGGTGCTCGGTAATGCTATTGCCGTGGGTATCTGGCAGATTCAGGACAGTTTAGCATCATGGAAG TGGatgttcatcatcttcggcatCGTCACTTTCCTCTGGGGTTTTCTAATGCTCCTCCGCCTGCCCGACTCACCCACAAATGCTTCCTTTCTAACAGACGAGGAGAGGGTCATTGCGCTGGCACGATTGAAGGCAAACAAAGCGGGGTACAAAAACAATAAGATCGAATGGGGCCAGGTTATGGAAGCATTTACAGACCCGAAGACATGGTTCCTGGCCGTATTTGTTCTGGGCTGCAATATTCCCAATGGTGGATATACGACG TTCTCAGGCCTTATCCTCAAAGGCTTCGGATACGACACCGAACATACTCTGCTGCTAGGCATGCCTGGAGgattcatcgtcttcctcatcatcttgatATC CTGCTTCACCTCGACCAAATTCGCCAACAGCCGCTGCATAACCTCCATCATACTCACCTGCGTCAG CATCCTAGGAACCGCCCTCGTCAACAGCACCAAACCCATCGCCTCCCGATACATCGGCCTCATCCTCATGAGTCTCTACTCCGTCAGCTTGCCCCTCTCCATGGCCATGATCAGCGCCAACATCGGCGGCATCACCAAGCGAGCCACCGTCAGCGCCATATACTTTATCATGTACTGCGTGGGGAATATTATCGGGCCGCAGCTGTTTTTCGAGAGTCAGGCGCCGAGGTATCAG AGTGGCTTCATAGCTGTGTTTGTGTGTTTGGccgttgtggtggtggacctTGTGGCGTTTGTTGTGTACTTGAGGTGGGAGAATGCGAGGAGGGATAGATCGggaatggggatgggggaaggggaggagagggaggtgttgGCTGATGTTACGGATTTGAAGAATCCGGGGTTTAGGTATGTTTATTGA
- the PDH1 gene encoding putative 2-methylcitrate dehydratase (COG:S;~EggNog:ENOG410PIWY;~InterPro:IPR036148,IPR012705,IPR042188,IPR005656, IPR042183;~PFAM:PF03972;~go_function: GO:0016829 - lyase activity [Evidence IEA];~go_function: GO:0047547 - 2-methylcitrate dehydratase activity [Evidence IEA];~go_function: GO:0051537 - 2 iron, 2 sulfur cluster binding [Evidence IEA];~go_process: GO:0019679 - propionate metabolic process, methylcitrate cycle [Evidence IEA]) has protein sequence MSASCSALRRLTHRSPRTWPSRISSVSRPASSLSSIARPSLRTPSTFSRVSRFSTMSPLQHAAPVVPGDKPYDPEIKDMADYIHNYNVNSDLAYDTARLVFLDTLGCGLEALKFKECSKLLGPVVDGTVVPNGTRVPGTPYQLDPVNGAFNIGAMIRWLDYNDCWLAAEWGHPSDNLGGILAVADWVSRTNRAGGNIAGGKIFQVKDVLEAMIKAHEIQGVLALENSFNKVGLDHVVLVKVATTAVVAKMLGLSEKQTADAITQAFVDGQSLRTYRHSPNTMSRKSWAAGDACQRAVNLVLKVQKGEGGLHTVLSAPIWGFYDVLFKGNKFQFQRPYGSYVMENVLFKVSYPAEFHSQTAIEAAQIVNVKLKALGKTAADIKEIRNRTHEACIRIIDKQFKPMDNFADRDHCVQYMVATMLAFNRLTANDYADGSEAATSQLLDDLRKRIYCVEDPQFTKDYHDPAKRTIPNALTVTLNDGTVLDEVVVEAPLGHRLRREEAKPEILAKYKRHLEAHFDQARIDQLIQIGWDRAALEGYDVDQYVDLYVKDQIVASQ, from the exons atgtctgccTCTTGTTCAGCGTTGAGACGGCTGACCCACAGGTCTCCCCGCACTTGGCCCTCCCgcatctcctccgtctccaggCCTGcatcctctctttcctccattGCTCGTCCCAGTCTCAGGACTCCCTCAACATTTTCTCGCGTCTCTCGATTTTCCACCATGTCTCCTCTTCAACATGCTGCTCCCGTCGTTCCCGGCGATAAGCCGTACGACCCGGAGATCAAGGATATGGCCGACTATATCCACAACTACAATGTGAACTCGGACTTGGCG TATGACACCGCCCGTTTGGTGTTCCTCGACACCCTAGGTTGCGGTCTGGAGGCTTTGAAGTTCAAGGAATGCTCCAAGCTCCTGGGCCCGGTGGTGGACGGCACCGTGGTCCCCAATGGCACTCGTGTTCCGGGAACCCCCTACCAGCTGGACCCTGTCAATGGCGCTTTCAACATTGGTGCTATGATCCGCTGGCTGGACTACAACGACTGCTGGTTGGCTGCTGAGTGGGGTCACCCCTCGGACAACCTGGGCGGTATTCTGGCTGTCGCCGACTGGGTTTCTCGCACAAACCGTGCGGGCGGAAACATCGCCGGCGGCAAGATCTTCCAGGTCAAGGATGTCCTGGAGGCCATGATCAAGGCCCACGAGATCCAGGGTGTGTTGGCGCTGGAGAACTCCTTCAACAAGGTCGGCTTGGACCACGTGGTCCTGGTCAAGGTTGCCACCACTGCCGTGGTTGCAAAGATGCTCGGTCTCAGCGAGAAGCAGACCGCAGATGCGATTACCCAGGCGTTCGTGGACGGACAGTCGCTCCGTACCTACAGACACTCCCCCAACACCATGTCGAGGAAATCCTGGGCTGCGGGTGACGCATGCCAGCGGGCCGTCAACCTCGTCTTGAAGGTTCAGAAGGGCGAGGGTGGCCTGCACACCGTTCTGTCTGCTCCCATCTGGGGTTTCTACGATGTCCTGTTCAAGGGCAACaagttccagttccagcGCCCCTACGGTAGCTACGTCATGGAGAATGTTCTTTTCAAGGTCTCCTACCCGG CCGAATTCCACTCCCAGACTGCCATCGAGGCCGCTCAGATCGTCAACGTGAAGCTCAAGGCTCTTGGAAAGACCGCCGCTGACATTAAGGAGATCAGAAACCGCACCCACGAGGCGTGCATCCGTATCATTGACAAGCAGTTCAAGCCGATGGACAACTTTGCCGATCGTGACCACTGTGTCCAG TACATGGTCGCAACCATGTTGGCCTTCAACCGGTTGACTGCCAACGACTACGCCGACGGATCGGAGGCCGCTACCTCTCAGCTCCTGGATGACCTGCGGAAGCGCATCTACTGTGTCGAGGACCCCCAGTTCACCAAGGATTACCACGACCCTGCCAAGCGCACCATTCCCAACGCCCTCACCGTTACTCTGAACGACGGAACGGTGCTTGAtgaggtggttgttgaggCGCCCTTGGGCCACCGTCTGCGGCGTGAGGAGGCCAAGCCGGAGATTCTGGCCAAGTACAAGCGTCATCTGGAGGCGCACTTTGACCAGGCCCGTATTGACCAGCTCATCCAGATTGGCTGGGACCGGGCCGCTCTCGAGGGCTATGATGTCGACCAGTACGTCGACCTGTATGTCAAGGACCAGATTGTGGCATCCCAGTAG
- a CDS encoding DNA cytosine methyltransferase (COG:H;~EggNog:ENOG410PJNQ;~InterPro:IPR001525,IPR031303,IPR029063;~go_function: GO:0008168 - methyltransferase activity [Evidence IEA]), with amino-acid sequence MYFTTHSQASSVTVENDPDLVLNIQTGYRSGPATERDSSPAEFNEIIELDSDTEEGFNEKDYLTDAAFNRLLQDWNKAPRRQDVDEDVQFIDVAPAKRPLKEWCANGIVYTPGQSLEIFDGRFIRIESISQHVVSKEIFFTGRHLVRATGHKGTYIPKWPNELIWIANDTRNIGLPLIKRIVNVIFTNACHVEHDLLKKRRPHALFCRLKENFRDKPDDPASVEYLSFDEADEGYRTYPSSLRKAWRGTTRSFGASDAPQAIDLEGPVIDLTEQSTENKSSRQYTFGDGFCGAGGVSCGARKAGLRPTWAFDNSRHAVNTYSLNFRDAECEESDVFSFLTNNYDFLKVDVTHGSPPCQTFSPAKTVQCATDDANSACVFACAELIRKAKPRVHTMEETSGLYERHRETFHRVVLDFIEIGYSVRWTILNCADFGVPQLRRRLVIIASGPGETLPPFPEATHGLPGSGLRDYVTINQVISRIPRGSSDHDVEGALQRSAIARRPFDANRQARTITCGGGENYHPSGRRGFTNREFACLQTFPMRFRFGPREVRKQIGNAVPPKLAEAIYRSVKASLQRTDEEETNPERRGPF; translated from the exons ATGTACTTCACAACTCATTCACAAGCCAG CAGTGTCACTGTTGAGAACGACCCTGACCTGGTGTTGAACATTCAGACGGGATATCGCTCCGGCCCAGCAACTGAGAGAGACTCTTCCCCCGCTGAGTTCAACGAGATTATTGAACTCGACTCTGACACCGAAGAGGGGTTCAATGAAAAAGACTACCTGACCGACGCCGCTTTCAATAGACTACTACAAGACTGGAACAAAGCCCCCCGAAGACAAGACGTCGATGAGGACGTGCAGTTCATTGATGTCGCACCAGCCAAGCGTCCTCTCAAAGAATGGTGCGCAAACGGTATCGTCTACACGCCCGGGCAATCCCTTGAAATATTTGACGGAAGATTCATCCGGATAGAGAGCATATCCCAGCACGTTGTGTCAAAAgagatcttcttcactgggAGACACTTGGTGCGCGCTACCGGCCACAAGGGCACTTATATCCCCAAGTGGCCCAACGAGCTCATTTGGATCGCAAATGACACTCGAAACATTGGCTTGCCCTTAATTAAGCGCATTGTAAATGTCATCTTCACGAATGCCTGTCATGTGGAGCATGATCTCCTGAAGAAACGGCGCCCCCACGCCCTGTTCTGCCGGCTAAAGGAGAACTTCCGTGACAAGCCAGATGACCCTGCTTCAGTGGAATATCTCTCATTTGACGAAGCCGATGAAGGATATAGAACTTATCCGAGCAGTCTGCGCAAGGCGTGGAGGGGAACAACCCGTTCTTTTGGAGCGAGTGATGCTCCGCAGGCAATCGATCTCGAGGGACCCGTGATTGATCTGACTGAGCAAAGTACCGAAAACAAGAGCAGTCGGCAGTACACGTTTGGAGACGGCTTCTGTGGCGCCGGCGGAGTGTCCTGCGGTGCACGCAAAGCTGGTTTGCGCCCTACCTGGGCATTTGATAATTCCAGACACGCGGTGAATACGTATAGTCTCAATTTCCGAGATGCCGAGTGCGAAGAGTCGGATGTCTTTTCGTTTCTGACGAACAACTATGATTTTCTCAAAGTTGATGTTACGCACGGGTCTCCGCCATGTCAGACTTTCTCACCAGCTAAGACTGTGCAGTGCGCTACAGATGATGCAAACTCTGCATGCGTCTTTGCTTGCGCGGAGCTTATTCGGAAGGCAAAGCCGAGAGTCCATACAATGGAGGAGACAAGCGGATTATATGAGCGGCATCGAGAAACTTTCCATCGGGTGGTTCTAGATTTTATTGAGATTGGCTACTCTGTTCGGTGGACCATTCTGAACTGTGCAGATTTCGGAGTCCCACAGCTACGGAGGAGGTTGGTAATCATCGCATCTGG CCCTGGGGAGACACTCCCGCCGTTTCCTGAGGCAACGCATGGGCTACCTGGTTCCGGCCTCAGGGACTACGTGACAATTAACCAGGTCATTTCGCGAATTCCTCGTGGGTCCTCCGATCATGATGTCGAGGGCGCGCTGCAACGTAGCGCGATTGCCCGACGACCCTTCGACGCCAACAGACAGGCACGAACGATAACCTGTGGCGGCGGCGAAAACTATCATCCATCGGGCAGACGAGGCTTCACCAACAGAGAGTTTGCGTGCCTGCAGACTTTCCCTATGCGATTCCGCTTCGGGCCTCGCGAGGTGCGGAAACAGATAGGCAATGCAGTGCCGCCGAAGCTGGCAGAAGCCATATACCGTTCGGTGAAAGCCTCACTGCAGCGAacagatgaggaggaaaCTAATCCTGAGCGGCGAGGGCCATTCTGA
- a CDS encoding M20 family metallopeptidase (COG:E;~EggNog:ENOG410PJ40;~InterPro:IPR017144,IPR002933,IPR011650,IPR017439, IPR036264;~MEROPS:MER0014418;~PFAM:PF01546,PF07687;~go_function: GO:0016787 - hydrolase activity [Evidence IEA]), whose protein sequence is MQLEATQQRFIASVEEALHKHAAELEDINKKIWSTPELAYTEHQAHDNICTLFETLQRTNPSYRIQRSAYDIPTAFEVTYTHGSSTTGGRTIVFNAEYDALPNIGHACGHNLIATSSIAAFIATCEALKHQAPEDSNYTIRLLGTPAEESGGGKVRLLDNGAYKDVDACLMVHPIPMAPGHPELLSLATVLPGGFLANDKVTVTFTGKPAHAAAAPWEGVNALDAVVAAYVNISLLRQQILPTQRIHGVVASGGDRPNVIPMSASVDYYIRSPTKKGLKALTEKVVKCFEAAALATGCGVEFEWGVSYDDLKTNNPICESYVSVMRAMGHHTVMNNAGQSGKLTGASTDMGNVSYALPGFHGLFTIPTDGVNHTPGFTNGAGSPEAHQRCLACAAGMAVVACQIVTDDEFARRVKEDFEVEAEE, encoded by the exons aTGCAGCTCGAAGCAACACAACAACGCTTCATCGCCAGCGTCGAAGAAGCCCTCCACAAACATGCCGCCGAATTAGAAGACATCAACAAGAAG ATCTGGTCCACCCCGGAACTAGCCTACACAGAACACCAAGCCCACGACAACATCTGCACCCTCTTCGAGACCCTCCAACGTACCAACCCATCCTACCGCATCCAACGCTCCGCCTACGACATCCCAACCGCCTTCGAAGTAACCTACACCcacggcagcagcaccaccggcGGCCGCACCATCGTCTTCAACGCCGAATACGACGCCCTCCCCAACATCGGCCACGCCTGCGGCCACAACCTCATCGCAACAAGCTCCATCGCCGCCTTCATCGCCACCTGCGAAGCCCTCAAACACCAAGCCCCAGAGGActccaactacaccatccgcCTCCTCGGCACCCCCGCCGAAGAATCCGGCGGCGGGAAAGTCCGTCTCCTCGACAATGGCGCCTACAAGGACGTCGACGCCTGCCTAATGGTCCACCCTATCCCCATGGCCCCGGGCCATCCAGAGCTACTCAGCTTGGCCACCGTACTACCCGGTGGGTTCCTAGCGAATGACAAAGTCACCGTGACCTTCACGGGCAAGCCGGCGCATGCGGCCGCAGCGCCGTGGGAGGGCGTGAATGCGTTGGATGCGGTGGTCGCGGCGTATGTGAATATCTCGCTGTTGAGGCAGCAGATTCTGCCCACGCAGAGGATTCATGGTGTCGTGGCTAGTGGGGGAGATAGGCCGAATGTGATTCCTATGTCGGCATCAgtggattattatattcgCTCGCCGACGAAGAAGGGATTGAAGGCGCTGACGGAGAAGGTGGTTAAGTGTTTCGAGGCGGCCGCGTTGGCGACGGGGTGTGGGGTGGAGTTTGAGTG GGGTGTCTCGTACGACGACCTCAAAACCAATAATCCTATCTGCGAGAGCTACGTCTCTGTTATGCGCGCTATGGGTCATCACACGGTGATGAATAATGCCGGCCAGTCTGGTAAACTTACTGGCGCGTCGACGGATATGG GAAACGTCTCTTACGCCCTCCCTGGATTTCACGGCctcttcaccatccccacAGACGGCGTCAATCATACCCCGGGTTTCACCAACGGTGCTGGTTCACCTGAAGCGCATCAGCGCTGTCTGGCCTGTGCGGCGGGGATGGCTGTTGTAGCGTGCCAGATTGTGACGGATGATGAGTTTGCAaggagggtgaaggaggatTTTGAGGTCGAGGCGGAGGAGTAG